In Thermococcus sp. M39, the following are encoded in one genomic region:
- a CDS encoding 50S ribosomal protein L21e, translated as MVQKAHSFRRKTRGKLSKHPRRRGLPPLTRFLQEFEVGQRVHIVIEPSYHKGMPDPRFHGRTGTVVGKRGDAYIVQITDGGKVKTFFIHPVHLRPQK; from the coding sequence ATGGTTCAAAAAGCACACAGCTTTAGGAGGAAAACAAGGGGTAAGCTTAGCAAGCACCCAAGGAGGAGAGGACTTCCACCACTCACGAGGTTCCTCCAAGAATTTGAGGTTGGGCAGAGAGTTCACATTGTAATTGAGCCAAGCTATCACAAAGGCATGCCAGACCCAAGATTCCACGGAAGAACTGGAACCGTTGTGGGCAAGAGAGGCGATGCTTACATCGTCCAGATAACTGATGGTGGGAAGGTTAAGACATTCTTTATCCACCCAGTTCACTTAAGACCTCAGAAGTGA
- a CDS encoding RNA polymerase Rpb4 family protein, producing the protein MIGRKKLEEHYLTIAETKEILLRRREEGLEENPEEPMFYEARISLEHAERFAKVTPEQAKELKDKLISAFEWMDERLAVKIIDIMPEDYMDIRVIFAKEDYMPTKEEAEEIIRILDEYRE; encoded by the coding sequence ATGATAGGAAGAAAAAAGCTTGAAGAGCACTATCTAACAATTGCAGAAACAAAGGAAATACTACTGAGAAGAAGAGAGGAAGGATTAGAGGAAAATCCAGAGGAGCCAATGTTTTATGAAGCAAGGATAAGCCTCGAACATGCAGAGAGATTTGCAAAAGTCACTCCAGAACAAGCAAAGGAGCTCAAAGACAAGCTCATCTCCGCATTTGAATGGATGGACGAAAGACTGGCAGTAAAAATTATTGACATAATGCCAGAAGACTACATGGATATCAGAGTTATATTTGCAAAAGAAGACTATATGCCGACCAAAGAAGAGGCCGAAGAGATAATTAGGATACTTGATGAATACAGAGAGTAA
- a CDS encoding DUF655 domain-containing protein, which yields MDYYRKHSYMQSIKKKRNTEYEEYAYVLDYLPTGYIDMEHFRMKRDNKPIAQVIGEKAFTLLEVIPKTDLMLYERVFIGKGQRDKVLMINRKLRYEDLTPTAKAELPYVVEEIVKNNEQRFIKFFNMAPPITNRLHSLELLPGIGKKHMWEIIEERQRQPFESFDDLKHRVKGLPDPVKMIAKRVLDELQGKDRYRLFVGHNRLFRE from the coding sequence ATGGATTATTATAGGAAACATTCGTATATGCAGAGCATAAAAAAGAAGAGAAACACAGAATATGAGGAGTATGCCTATGTATTAGACTATCTACCCACTGGTTACATTGACATGGAGCACTTTAGAATGAAGAGGGACAATAAGCCGATTGCTCAAGTCATAGGAGAAAAAGCCTTCACTCTTCTGGAAGTTATCCCCAAGACAGATTTAATGCTGTATGAGAGAGTTTTCATAGGAAAGGGACAGAGAGACAAAGTCCTCATGATAAACAGAAAGCTCAGATATGAAGATTTGACCCCAACTGCAAAAGCTGAATTGCCTTATGTTGTAGAAGAAATCGTGAAGAACAATGAGCAGAGATTTATAAAGTTCTTTAACATGGCACCCCCCATAACAAACAGACTGCACAGCCTAGAGCTTTTACCGGGAATTGGAAAGAAGCACATGTGGGAAATTATTGAAGAAAGACAAAGACAGCCATTTGAGAGCTTTGATGACTTAAAGCATAGAGTTAAAGGTCTCCCGGATCCAGTTAAAATGATAGCAAAGAGAGTTCTTGATGAGCTCCAAGGAAAAGACAGATACAGGCTCTTTGTTGGACACAATAGACTCTTCAGGGAGTAA
- the rsmA gene encoding 16S rRNA (adenine(1518)-N(6)/adenine(1519)-N(6))-dimethyltransferase RsmA: protein MLKSRLFYLLSKYNLRINTDLGQNFLIVDDIIKREVERAEIKSNETVLEIGPGLGFLTDELSKHAKKVYAIERDSFLVEILQREYPWKNVEIIYGDALKVEFPRFDKIVSNLPYQISSPITFKFLKYDFKRAVLIYQLEFAQRMIAKPGDKNYSRLSVMVQAKADVKLVEKIGRGAFYPKPKVDSAVIVLEPKPKKEQIKLDERLVKALFQHRRKKASKALKDSYHMLGLTKEKFKEIREIFDKIPHAEKRVFQLSIEEIRDIEEFLRKEGILS from the coding sequence ATGCTTAAATCTCGCCTTTTTTATCTTCTTTCGAAATACAACTTGAGAATAAACACCGATTTAGGGCAGAATTTTCTGATAGTTGATGACATTATCAAGAGAGAAGTTGAGAGAGCTGAAATAAAATCCAATGAGACTGTTCTTGAAATCGGGCCAGGATTGGGATTTTTAACAGATGAATTAAGTAAGCACGCAAAGAAAGTTTATGCCATTGAGAGAGACTCTTTTCTTGTTGAAATTCTCCAACGAGAGTACCCCTGGAAGAATGTTGAAATAATCTATGGAGATGCCCTTAAAGTAGAATTTCCTCGATTTGATAAGATAGTCTCAAATCTGCCGTATCAGATCTCCTCTCCAATAACTTTCAAATTTCTAAAGTATGATTTTAAAAGAGCAGTTCTAATCTACCAGCTCGAATTTGCTCAGAGGATGATTGCCAAACCTGGTGACAAAAACTACTCCCGCCTATCAGTTATGGTTCAAGCAAAGGCAGATGTTAAGCTTGTTGAAAAAATCGGCAGAGGAGCGTTCTATCCAAAGCCAAAAGTTGATTCCGCAGTGATAGTCTTGGAGCCAAAGCCCAAGAAAGAGCAGATCAAGCTCGACGAGAGGTTGGTTAAAGCATTATTCCAGCACCGAAGAAAAAAAGCATCAAAAGCTCTGAAAGACTCGTATCACATGCTAGGGTTGACGAAGGAAAAATTCAAAGAGATTAGAGAAATTTTTGATAAGATCCCTCATGCCGAAAAGAGAGTTTTCCAGCTTTCAATTGAGGAGATAAGAGACATTGAGGAATTCTTGAGGAAAGAAGGAATTTTAAGCTAA